One part of the Cellvibrionales bacterium genome encodes these proteins:
- a CDS encoding NAD(P) transhydrogenase subunit alpha — protein MMEIITIFVLAIFVGYYVVWGVTPALHTPLMAVTNALSGIIVVGAMLQAVYIPAADGSLQAITPTSVLGALAVFFASINIFGGFAVTERMLDMFRKKKK, from the coding sequence ATCATGGAAATCATCACCATTTTCGTGCTGGCAATTTTTGTCGGCTACTATGTTGTGTGGGGTGTCACGCCCGCGCTGCACACGCCGCTGATGGCAGTAACCAATGCGCTGTCCGGCATCATCGTGGTCGGCGCTATGTTGCAAGCGGTTTATATCCCAGCAGCAGATGGCAGTTTGCAAGCCATCACGCCTACCAGCGTACTCGGCGCACTCGCCGTATTTTTTGCCAGCATCAATATTTTCGGTGGCTTTGCAGTCACGGAAAGAATGCTGGACATGTTCCGCAAGAAAAAGAAATAA
- a CDS encoding WbqC family protein, whose product MKLAIMQPYFFPYLGYFQLIHAADKFVVYDDVQYMKGGWINRNRILMDGKPAWISLPVMPDSTYSHINQRTVSTREYEKSKIKILGQLQAGYRKAPFFAETLPLVKTILDDEEKSLAHFICSSLTIMCEYLGIKTPLVLSSAIAKNDDECSGVDRVFAICRATGAKTYINSIGGRELYRTEDFSAQGIDLRFIAMDSMEYAQGATVFVPYLSIIDVLMFNGRDTTQSLLQQYSLQP is encoded by the coding sequence ATGAAACTCGCCATCATGCAGCCGTATTTTTTCCCGTATCTCGGCTACTTTCAATTGATTCACGCCGCAGACAAGTTTGTTGTCTACGACGATGTGCAATACATGAAAGGTGGGTGGATCAACAGAAACCGTATTTTGATGGACGGTAAGCCGGCGTGGATAAGCCTGCCGGTTATGCCCGATTCCACCTATAGCCACATCAACCAAAGAACGGTTTCTACAAGAGAGTACGAAAAAAGCAAAATAAAAATACTGGGGCAGCTGCAGGCCGGTTATAGAAAAGCACCTTTTTTCGCGGAGACATTGCCGCTAGTGAAAACCATTTTAGATGACGAAGAGAAGAGTCTGGCACATTTTATTTGTAGTAGTTTAACGATTATGTGTGAATACTTGGGCATTAAAACCCCATTAGTGTTGTCATCAGCCATAGCTAAAAATGATGATGAGTGTAGCGGTGTCGATAGGGTGTTTGCTATTTGTCGAGCGACAGGCGCTAAGACTTACATCAATTCAATAGGTGGCAGAGAGCTGTACCGCACAGAAGATTTTTCCGCGCAGGGCATCGACTTGCGCTTTATTGCGATGGATAGCATGGAATATGCACAAGGTGCGACAGTGTTTGTGCCGTATTTGTCGATTATCGATGTGCTGATGTTTAACGGCAGAGACACCACCCAATCCCTGTTGCAACAGTACAGTCTGCAACCGTGA
- a CDS encoding HEAT repeat domain-containing protein has translation MRSLPQIAVLAAAIALLPACGKNEETPAAKANTSAAAQQQAADPFQRNGELLSINVDTMPRAAFVAKLSELTGAKITVEGDNNQTVTLHIADGSLRKVLSMAMADVPYTISMQFANLQDSFPVSVSVTRYNTAAAAPQAANAAQQLPAGLVPSLPSGAQPVAAAAESDEPELASMSPDEQLKYFLSKDKDDQVSMIFDMEPTKSDIALMNKLITREDVTGEVKQEMLDSLSTADYEDAGATIKLALDEKDPEVVAKAAEVLSGVGSATDIAALKKVLEKTDNEDVRTAVNDAIETLEP, from the coding sequence ATGCGTTCACTGCCACAAATAGCTGTTCTCGCCGCTGCCATTGCTTTACTGCCCGCTTGCGGCAAAAACGAGGAAACACCAGCGGCAAAAGCCAACACCAGCGCTGCGGCACAACAGCAGGCCGCCGATCCGTTTCAACGCAACGGCGAGTTGTTGTCTATTAATGTGGACACCATGCCGCGCGCCGCATTCGTCGCGAAATTATCGGAATTGACCGGCGCAAAAATTACCGTAGAAGGCGATAACAACCAAACCGTGACCCTGCATATTGCCGATGGCAGTTTGCGCAAAGTGCTCAGCATGGCGATGGCCGATGTGCCGTACACCATCAGCATGCAGTTCGCGAATTTACAAGACAGTTTTCCTGTCAGCGTGAGTGTTACGCGCTACAACACCGCCGCTGCAGCACCGCAAGCAGCAAATGCCGCACAACAGCTGCCGGCTGGCTTGGTGCCGTCACTGCCATCGGGCGCGCAACCCGTTGCGGCTGCAGCAGAAAGCGATGAGCCAGAGCTGGCCAGTATGTCACCCGACGAGCAGCTCAAATATTTTTTATCGAAAGATAAAGATGATCAGGTCTCGATGATTTTTGATATGGAGCCGACCAAATCCGATATCGCGCTGATGAATAAATTGATTACGCGTGAAGATGTAACGGGCGAAGTGAAACAGGAAATGCTCGACAGCTTGTCCACGGCCGATTACGAAGACGCGGGTGCCACCATCAAATTGGCGCTGGATGAAAAAGACCCTGAAGTGGTCGCCAAAGCGGCGGAAGTGTTGTCGGGTGTCGGTTCCGCTACCGACATTGCTGCGCTGAAAAAAGTATTGGAAAAAACCGATAACGAAGATGTGCGCACCGCAGTCAATGATGCGATTGAGACGCTGGAGCCGTAA
- a CDS encoding Re/Si-specific NAD(P)(+) transhydrogenase subunit alpha, whose product MRIGVIKETAAGENRVALTPETAKKFTGLGYEVVVQSGAGVASSCPDAQYTAAGASVASSAADALKDADIVLKVIAPTADEADLMKSGAIVLAAFAPHANDNLDTYAAKGLTCVAMELIPRITRAQSSDILSSQANVAGYKAVLMAANEYQRMFPMLMTAAGTVKPARVVVLGVGVAGLQAIATAKRLGAVVEASDMRPAAKEQVESLGGKWLDVPMSDEEKAKALGTGGYAWVPSPEYVRDQAVIVDKAVSNADIVITTAQIPGRKAPVLVKADTVAKMKPGSVLVDMAASTGGNVEGSEAGKTVTTNNGVKIIGETNIPALVAAETSALYARNMVNFLEPMHDKESKTLKLNREDEMVKPTIIVDGGQVIYKKPN is encoded by the coding sequence ATGCGGATTGGCGTTATCAAAGAAACTGCAGCCGGTGAAAATCGCGTTGCACTCACGCCGGAAACGGCCAAGAAATTTACCGGCCTCGGCTACGAGGTGGTGGTGCAGAGCGGTGCAGGTGTTGCATCGAGCTGCCCAGATGCGCAGTACACCGCTGCGGGCGCGAGCGTTGCCTCCTCTGCTGCGGATGCGCTGAAAGATGCCGACATTGTTTTAAAAGTGATTGCGCCGACGGCGGATGAAGCGGACTTGATGAAATCGGGCGCGATTGTGTTGGCCGCTTTTGCGCCGCACGCTAACGATAACCTCGACACTTACGCAGCCAAAGGGCTGACTTGTGTGGCGATGGAATTGATTCCGCGTATCACGCGCGCGCAGAGTTCTGACATTCTCTCTTCGCAAGCGAATGTCGCCGGTTACAAAGCGGTGTTGATGGCAGCGAACGAATACCAGCGCATGTTCCCAATGTTGATGACCGCCGCTGGCACGGTAAAACCCGCGCGCGTGGTGGTGCTCGGTGTGGGTGTTGCCGGTTTGCAAGCGATTGCGACCGCCAAGCGTTTGGGTGCGGTGGTGGAAGCCTCGGATATGCGTCCTGCTGCAAAAGAGCAAGTGGAATCGTTGGGCGGTAAATGGCTGGATGTGCCGATGAGCGATGAAGAAAAAGCCAAAGCACTCGGCACCGGCGGTTACGCGTGGGTACCTTCGCCCGAGTATGTGCGCGATCAAGCAGTGATCGTGGATAAAGCAGTGAGCAATGCCGATATCGTGATCACTACCGCACAAATTCCCGGCCGCAAAGCGCCCGTGTTAGTAAAAGCTGACACTGTGGCGAAAATGAAACCCGGCTCCGTGTTAGTGGATATGGCAGCGTCTACCGGCGGCAATGTTGAAGGCTCGGAAGCGGGCAAAACCGTAACGACAAACAACGGCGTAAAAATTATTGGCGAAACCAATATTCCTGCGCTTGTCGCGGCAGAAACTTCTGCTTTGTATGCGCGCAACATGGTGAATTTTTTAGAGCCGATGCACGACAAAGAAAGCAAAACGCTGAAGCTGAATCGTGAAGATGAAATGGTGAAGCCGACGATTATTGTCGATGGCGGCCAAGTCATTTACAAAAAACCAAACTAA
- a CDS encoding sulfotransferase gives MDEGRSEQFARNDQLMEALTELNTMLAGMERPSVEGLQRPIVFIVGCPRSGTTLMMQWLAALGVFAYPSNLIARFYANPYVGVRVQQALHTYDSKKQIFPEVNAAGDFSSNYGHTSGALAPSEYWYFWRRFFHFGEIQYLHAFNGGSHDTLGFVKELALMEKAFDKPLLMKAMILNWNLPELYNLFSKCLFIDVSRTPADNAESLYFARQSFLRMFPSGFHLSRRNIRD, from the coding sequence ATGGATGAGGGGCGCTCGGAACAATTTGCGCGTAACGATCAGTTGATGGAAGCGCTGACTGAGCTAAATACTATGCTGGCAGGGATGGAACGCCCGTCTGTTGAAGGGCTTCAGCGCCCTATCGTATTTATTGTCGGCTGCCCGCGCAGCGGCACAACACTGATGATGCAATGGTTGGCGGCGCTGGGCGTGTTTGCCTACCCGAGTAACTTGATTGCGCGCTTTTATGCCAACCCCTATGTGGGCGTGCGCGTTCAGCAAGCGCTTCACACATACGACAGTAAAAAACAAATTTTTCCAGAAGTGAATGCGGCCGGAGATTTTAGTTCTAATTACGGCCATACCAGCGGTGCGCTAGCGCCCAGTGAGTATTGGTATTTTTGGCGACGCTTCTTTCATTTTGGAGAAATTCAATATTTACATGCGTTTAATGGTGGATCGCACGATACGCTGGGCTTTGTCAAAGAGTTGGCGTTAATGGAAAAAGCCTTTGATAAGCCGCTGCTTATGAAGGCAATGATACTTAACTGGAATTTACCAGAGCTATATAACTTGTTTTCTAAATGCTTGTTTATTGATGTGAGTCGCACACCAGCAGACAATGCTGAGTCTTTATATTTTGCGCGCCAATCTTTTTTAAGGATGTTTCCAAGTGGTTTTCATTTAAGCCGCCGGAATATACGCGATTAA
- a CDS encoding sulfotransferase, which translates to MKKIILLASERSGTNLLRTLLGNHPNIDAPVAPHFLDAFSDSIGLYGDLKKKENAARLLGHMIKLANHSYHNWNLKTDASELCERYGVNSLASAFDAVYSERAKLEGKDNYACKDNYMFHYVSLLERLPDATDIRYIYLYRDPRDNVVSWMKRPLYMHTPYEMAKKWNAEQRTILDLVNKVGINAHFLKYENLIANPAQEMTRVLEFIGVSADEKCFQTDENNKESKRNEYWENLSKPIMSDNSKNT; encoded by the coding sequence ATGAAAAAAATTATCCTTCTTGCATCGGAGCGTTCTGGAACCAATCTTTTGAGAACGCTGTTGGGTAATCATCCCAACATTGATGCTCCCGTTGCACCGCATTTTTTGGATGCCTTTAGTGATTCTATTGGGCTGTATGGTGATTTGAAAAAAAAGGAAAATGCAGCAAGGCTGCTGGGGCATATGATTAAGCTAGCCAACCATTCTTACCATAACTGGAATCTAAAAACGGACGCCTCGGAATTGTGTGAAAGATACGGCGTAAACTCGCTAGCCTCCGCCTTTGATGCTGTGTACAGCGAAAGAGCAAAACTGGAAGGCAAAGACAATTATGCGTGTAAAGATAACTACATGTTTCACTATGTGTCTTTGCTGGAGCGCCTGCCGGATGCGACGGATATTCGCTACATCTACCTTTATCGTGATCCGCGTGACAATGTTGTTTCATGGATGAAGCGCCCGCTGTATATGCACACGCCGTATGAAATGGCCAAAAAATGGAATGCAGAGCAGCGCACAATTTTGGATCTTGTGAACAAAGTCGGTATCAATGCACATTTTCTCAAGTATGAAAACCTTATCGCTAATCCAGCGCAAGAGATGACGCGCGTTTTGGAGTTTATTGGTGTGTCGGCAGATGAGAAGTGTTTCCAAACGGATGAAAACAATAAGGAGTCTAAACGCAATGAGTATTGGGAGAACTTGTCCAAACCCATCATGAGTGATAACTCAAAAAATACTTGA
- a CDS encoding glycosyltransferase: MPTQPLISVCITTYNHEKFLAQALDSVLMQQGDFVLEVLVGEDGSSDNTAAIVRDYATRHPDTIRAFYHDPNDKLFINGRQTGRKNFLNNLAQTKGEYIALLDGDDYWTDSQKLQKQLDILQQHPQLSACCHAAIYVDAENKAQKGFMGHHDVDGAFRDFSLRDVLRKNPVPTLSVMFRNPRMQEYPSLYLKTDMADWPTHILTARRGDIRYSNEKMAAYRVHAGGIWAGFRDNLEKTLLSEMAVWRILIEEPIFAAQREYLTQLISAQHIKLIKAALREHDYHKAWRYWREQGKYHIGLAWRIARKQMRHALLPKHGARHER; this comes from the coding sequence ATGCCTACACAGCCACTAATCAGCGTTTGCATCACCACTTACAATCACGAAAAATTTCTCGCGCAGGCGCTCGACAGTGTGTTGATGCAGCAAGGTGATTTTGTGCTGGAGGTATTGGTCGGTGAGGACGGTTCTAGCGATAACACAGCGGCCATCGTGCGTGATTACGCAACACGCCACCCTGATACGATACGCGCCTTTTATCACGATCCGAATGACAAGTTGTTCATCAACGGTCGCCAGACAGGGCGCAAAAATTTTCTCAATAATCTTGCGCAGACAAAAGGCGAATACATTGCCTTGCTCGATGGCGATGATTACTGGACGGATTCGCAAAAACTGCAAAAACAGCTAGATATATTGCAGCAACATCCGCAGTTATCGGCCTGCTGCCACGCGGCTATTTATGTCGATGCAGAGAATAAAGCGCAAAAAGGATTTATGGGGCACCATGATGTTGATGGCGCTTTTCGCGACTTTTCTTTGCGTGATGTGCTGCGTAAAAATCCTGTGCCAACGCTTTCGGTAATGTTCCGCAATCCGCGTATGCAGGAGTATCCGTCACTGTATTTGAAAACAGATATGGCGGATTGGCCGACACATATTCTCACGGCACGGCGCGGCGATATTCGCTATAGCAACGAAAAAATGGCTGCTTATCGCGTGCATGCAGGCGGTATTTGGGCTGGGTTTCGCGACAATCTTGAGAAAACTTTATTATCGGAAATGGCGGTGTGGCGCATTCTTATAGAAGAGCCGATATTTGCAGCACAGCGCGAATACCTCACACAACTGATTTCAGCGCAACATATCAAGCTGATAAAAGCTGCGTTGCGTGAGCATGATTATCACAAGGCGTGGCGGTATTGGCGAGAGCAGGGAAAATACCATATCGGGTTGGCGTGGCGTATTGCCCGCAAACAGATGCGTCACGCACTTTTACCTAAACACGGTGCGCGGCATGAGCGGTGA
- a CDS encoding class I SAM-dependent methyltransferase, which yields MKVITKFFKKRKKKKEKYSDLQIQEALTQLREALIMQPLDAILHFQYAQAASKANLPFLAYAELKTASVLGLPDKDGQQLYQEIISKVPDLLEMNHNQWFRLHSIASKLKEKADGKKLRILDVGGGDGSLAAFLPEMDYCLVEPDTNGISGTHLPFADQSFDYVVSCHVLEHIPIESRELFLDQLISKASKGLLLLNPFHVEEALLRKGCSCLLMLPMRDGLMSTLNAAFRK from the coding sequence ATGAAAGTAATAACAAAGTTTTTTAAGAAAAGAAAAAAGAAAAAAGAAAAATACAGTGATCTACAGATACAAGAAGCCTTAACACAGCTGCGAGAAGCGCTAATTATGCAGCCATTGGATGCCATCTTGCATTTTCAGTATGCGCAAGCGGCTTCCAAAGCTAATTTGCCATTTCTTGCTTATGCTGAACTGAAAACGGCATCTGTGCTTGGGTTGCCAGACAAAGATGGGCAACAGCTTTATCAGGAGATTATTTCAAAAGTGCCAGATTTGCTGGAAATGAATCACAATCAGTGGTTCCGGCTACACTCTATTGCCAGCAAATTGAAAGAAAAAGCTGACGGAAAAAAGCTACGTATTCTTGATGTTGGCGGCGGCGATGGCAGTCTTGCGGCGTTTTTGCCAGAGATGGACTATTGTCTTGTTGAGCCAGACACCAATGGAATCTCTGGCACACACCTGCCATTTGCAGACCAATCGTTTGATTACGTTGTGTCATGCCATGTGCTGGAGCATATTCCAATTGAAAGTCGTGAACTGTTTTTGGATCAGCTCATCTCAAAAGCGAGTAAAGGTTTGCTGTTACTAAATCCCTTTCATGTGGAGGAAGCTTTGTTGAGGAAAGGCTGCAGTTGTTTATTGATGTTACCAATGCGCGATGGGCTCATGAGCACCTTGAATGCAGCCTTCCGAAAGTGA
- a CDS encoding NAD(P)(+) transhydrogenase (Re/Si-specific) subunit beta — MENIAQYASWAYLIGAVLFILTLRGLSSPASAIMGNRYGMIGMALAVLATFFIAPNPNIGLIVAAMIGGAAIGIFRARTVPMTQMPETVAMMHSLVGLAAVLIAVAAVLHHGESHSMLSRFELFVGCFIGAITFSASVFAFGKLAAKKWAKSLHGSWVKVVQAILAIVMLVSGVHYFVTENMMSFWMMTGTAIVLGYFWIAPIGGGDMPVVVSLLNSFSGWAAAGIGFTLGNAMLIIAGSLVGSSGAILSYVMCRAMNRSLFNVLFGGFGAAAAGAAAADGKEKNYKSGSADDAAFMMGNADSVVIVPGYGLAQARAQNAVKELAEALKEKGVTVRYAIHPVAGRMPGHMNVLLAEADVPYEDVKEMDEINSDFPSTDVVLVIGANDVVNPAAKTDPTSPIFGMPILEANRARTVMVIKRSMAVGYAGLDNDLFYLDKTMMIFGDAKKVVEDMVKSLTGSGH, encoded by the coding sequence ATGGAAAACATTGCTCAATACGCTAGCTGGGCTTATTTGATCGGCGCCGTTTTATTTATTTTGACACTGCGCGGTTTGTCATCGCCGGCTTCTGCCATCATGGGCAATCGCTACGGCATGATCGGCATGGCACTGGCCGTGCTCGCGACATTTTTTATCGCGCCCAATCCCAATATTGGTTTGATTGTAGCGGCGATGATTGGTGGTGCAGCGATTGGCATTTTTCGTGCGCGCACCGTGCCAATGACACAAATGCCAGAAACGGTAGCGATGATGCACTCGCTGGTCGGTTTGGCAGCGGTGTTGATTGCTGTGGCGGCTGTGCTGCATCACGGTGAATCGCATTCCATGTTGTCGCGCTTTGAATTGTTTGTTGGTTGTTTTATTGGTGCGATCACGTTTAGCGCCTCTGTTTTTGCTTTCGGTAAATTGGCAGCAAAAAAATGGGCAAAATCTTTGCACGGCAGTTGGGTAAAAGTGGTGCAAGCTATTCTGGCTATCGTGATGTTAGTCAGCGGTGTGCATTATTTTGTTACCGAAAACATGATGTCTTTTTGGATGATGACCGGCACAGCGATTGTGTTGGGTTATTTCTGGATTGCGCCCATCGGCGGCGGTGATATGCCGGTGGTGGTGTCGCTGCTCAACTCATTCTCTGGCTGGGCGGCAGCGGGTATTGGTTTCACACTCGGCAACGCGATGCTGATTATTGCGGGCTCCTTGGTGGGTTCGTCGGGTGCCATTCTGTCGTATGTGATGTGTCGCGCCATGAACCGCTCGCTGTTTAATGTGCTGTTTGGCGGTTTTGGTGCTGCCGCTGCTGGTGCCGCTGCTGCTGATGGCAAAGAGAAAAACTACAAGTCTGGTTCTGCTGATGATGCTGCGTTCATGATGGGTAATGCCGATAGCGTGGTAATTGTTCCTGGCTATGGTCTTGCACAGGCGCGCGCGCAAAACGCGGTAAAAGAATTGGCAGAAGCACTGAAAGAAAAAGGCGTGACCGTGCGCTATGCGATCCACCCCGTTGCCGGCCGTATGCCTGGCCACATGAATGTGTTGCTGGCAGAAGCGGATGTGCCTTACGAAGATGTCAAAGAGATGGACGAAATCAACAGCGACTTCCCCTCCACGGATGTGGTGTTGGTGATCGGTGCGAACGATGTGGTGAATCCCGCCGCGAAAACCGATCCAACTTCACCGATTTTCGGCATGCCAATTTTGGAAGCCAACCGCGCACGCACCGTGATGGTGATCAAGCGTTCAATGGCGGTCGGTTATGCTGGTCTGGACAATGACCTGTTCTATCTCGACAAAACCATGATGATTTTTGGCGATGCCAAAAAAGTGGTAGAGGACATGGTGAAATCCCTCACCGGCAGCGGGCATTGA
- a CDS encoding DegT/DnrJ/EryC1/StrS family aminotransferase, with the protein MSVKQSVDDLHIFGGKPRFTQPLHVGRPNRPDKAVFMQHADDIWESAWLTNNGPKVQAFEAALCQILGVKHAIPVCNATIGLQIAIRALGMRGEVIVPSFTFIATAHSLEWQGITPVFCDVDPVTHCMDSQKIEQLITSRTTGIMPVHVWGNVCNVEAIEAIAKKHTLKILYDAAHAFGCDHKGKMVGGFGDAEVFSFHATKVLNTFEGGCITTNNDEVARVIRLMINFGFVGKDQVTHIGSNGKMSEISAAMGLASLEAFDGFVAHNRRNYQHYRRRIAEIPSLSLVEYNETGKHNFHYIIVKVAEGAGISRDNIVQVLEAENVLARRYFYPGCHRMEPYCSYYPNAGLLLPESEKLTGALLCLPNGKATTAEEIDGVCELLDFVIKNQQNIVRRLDK; encoded by the coding sequence GTGTCTGTAAAACAGTCTGTTGACGACTTGCATATCTTTGGCGGTAAACCACGGTTTACGCAGCCGTTGCATGTCGGCCGCCCCAATCGCCCAGACAAAGCGGTTTTTATGCAGCACGCGGACGATATTTGGGAGAGCGCGTGGCTCACTAACAACGGCCCCAAAGTGCAGGCGTTTGAAGCGGCGCTGTGCCAAATTCTCGGCGTTAAACACGCCATTCCCGTGTGCAATGCCACCATCGGGCTGCAAATTGCAATTCGCGCACTCGGCATGCGCGGTGAAGTGATAGTGCCCAGTTTTACGTTTATTGCAACGGCGCACAGTTTGGAATGGCAGGGCATCACGCCGGTATTTTGTGATGTTGATCCGGTAACGCATTGCATGGATTCGCAAAAAATTGAGCAACTGATTACGTCACGCACTACGGGCATTATGCCGGTGCATGTGTGGGGTAATGTTTGCAATGTTGAAGCGATAGAAGCAATAGCCAAAAAACACACACTAAAAATACTTTACGATGCGGCGCACGCTTTTGGCTGTGACCACAAAGGCAAAATGGTTGGCGGCTTTGGTGATGCCGAGGTATTCAGTTTTCACGCCACCAAAGTACTCAATACATTTGAGGGCGGCTGCATTACTACCAACAATGACGAAGTGGCGCGCGTGATTCGCTTGATGATTAACTTTGGGTTTGTGGGTAAAGACCAAGTTACCCATATTGGCAGCAACGGCAAGATGAGCGAGATTTCTGCTGCGATGGGCTTGGCCTCGCTGGAGGCATTTGATGGTTTCGTTGCACATAACCGTCGTAACTATCAGCACTACCGCCGCCGTATTGCAGAAATACCCAGCCTGTCACTCGTTGAATACAATGAAACCGGCAAACACAATTTCCACTACATCATTGTAAAGGTGGCGGAGGGTGCCGGCATCAGTCGCGACAATATCGTGCAAGTACTGGAAGCAGAAAACGTACTGGCGCGGCGCTATTTTTACCCCGGCTGCCATCGCATGGAGCCGTATTGTTCTTACTATCCCAATGCCGGTTTGTTGTTGCCAGAGTCAGAAAAACTTACAGGGGCTTTACTGTGCTTGCCAAATGGAAAAGCAACCACAGCGGAAGAGATTGACGGCGTGTGCGAGTTATTGGATTTTGTTATAAAAAATCAGCAAAACATTGTACGGCGTTTAGATAAATAG